A single region of the Stigmatopora argus isolate UIUO_Sarg chromosome 6, RoL_Sarg_1.0, whole genome shotgun sequence genome encodes:
- the LOC144075884 gene encoding dedicator of cytokinesis protein 3-like isoform X1: MKANGTKSTKTSSASPAPNTHRPETTTVGRSGPRRPPESATHIAGPPAGLLVSLQLLRGHPEELRLRNKRMRRGGAAVTRKLAFPDIIVPGDVRNDLHLTLERGEFERGGKSVQKNIEVTVYVLYADGEPVKDCVSPGSGEPDVGEHRSLVLYHNNGPRWSESVKLALPVDRFRGSHLRFEFRHCSTKDKGDKKLFAFSFTPLMRDDGSTLTDQSHQLFVYKCEEDGGLRHPGLYLGLPCCKEHPEPGLPEPAFQRSAKESFWISTQLSSTKLTQNADLLALLKWKAHPERVGDILARVRNVNGEEIVKFLQDILDTLFSILDDNTDKYGPLVFQSLVFVINLLRDGKYVHFRAVMDTYIQKHFAGALAYKELIRCLAWSLERSADGPGAPGRQDHVHHVVRALDYLFKFIVQSRSLYSRATCGTEEEQFRAAVRELFRSLRSLLSLDRPDCEALVVTQVAVLNSFPAVLDELLHLFSVGELAELARGTLASLPSTLHISGHPLDVAELRSIARTVDGDLFSFPESRRILLPVVLQRIHLHLRHQRELPACSGILTSLFSMVKSGSSDAEEVAMMVESLLNILLQTLLSIMSKSQSKEAGELVACLLSLLRHMTDAHFRHLVDNFPGKEVLKEFMMKIWCLFRNLMKLSIFPRDWNVMRLLTSHVILTTAQHLAPFQLKNFGGADFDFKVWSSYFSLAVLYINQPSLQLENMSQSKRKKIFSKYGDMRVTMTSELYGMWKNLSQNQIHFIPAMIGPFLGVTLVPQPEVRDIMIPIFHDMMDCEQRKNGNFKQVEAELIDKLDGLVSEGKGDENYRELFALLTQLFGPYPSLLEKIEQETWRETGISFVTSVTRLMERLLDYRDSMKGDETENRKLACAVNLLNFYKSESNKEEMYVRYVHKLCDMHLQAENYTEAAFALLLYWELLRWDERALKGLLNYPAQSEWQRKEALCRKVLHYFDKGKCWEFGIPLCRELAFHYESLYDYQSLSWIRKLEAAYFDHIVEQQRLEPEFFRVGFYGRKFPFFLRNKEFVCRGHDYERLEAFQQRMLGEFPQAIGMQHPNQPDEAILQSDAQHLQIYAVTPVPEALVVLQSDRIPDRIKSFYRVNNVRRFRHDRPFHKGPKDPDNEFKSLWIERTTLILTHPLPGISRWFEVDKRELVEVSPLENAISVLENKNQELRTLINRYQLKQPHNNANLLSMTLNGVVDAAVNGGIARYQEAFFGKDYTDGHPRDSDKIAQLKRLMQEQLHILAAGLAVHDKLAHPEMRPLHKKLMDHFQVMKISLSHGLCASHLANRGTSSPDGFKVHPRSETRNTGNLLILADAEDLYGLQATRSFAAPSHFISSALSSHKDESRNNREMLPKLPPPPERTNTFMYQNFIEGGQRVVLHQLTSPACKPWSDPNLSFTDKVVANTPSSWSLDGGSREASPGPSAGDIAAPPVPPRNAPLQGRHLSMHYDVLHHRQLPPILPLGKSCPQCTHAWPIGSASVPDGANSPCVGTGVWAPK; the protein is encoded by the exons ATGAAAGCGAATGGTACCAAATCCACGAAAACATCATCCGCAAGTCCAGCGCCAAATACTCATCGGCCGGAAACAACTACGGTAGGGCGATCCGGTCCGCGCCGGCCTCCCGAGTCGGCGACTCACATCGCCGGCCCTCCGGCAGGTCTGCTGGTTTCCTTGCAGCTGTTGCGCGGCCACCCGGAGGAGCTCCGGCTTCGCAACAAACGGATGCGGCGCGGCGGCGCGGCCGTGACGCGCAAGCTCGCCTTCCCCGACATCATCGTGCCCG GCGACGTGCGCAACGACCTGCACTTGACGCTGGAGCGGGGGGAGTTCGAGAGAGGAGGAAAAAGCGTGCAGAAGAACATCGAAGTGACCGTCTACGTGCTCTACGCCGACGGAGAACCCGTTAAG GACTGCGTGAGCCCGGGTTCCGGCGAGCCCGACGTGGGCGAGCATCGCTCCCTGGTGCTCTACCACAACAACGGCCCCAGGTGGAGCGAAAGCGTCAAACTGGCCCTTCCCGTCGACCGATTCCGAGGCTCTCACCTCCGCTTCGAGTTCCGCCATTGCTCCA CCAAGGACAAGGGAGACAAGAAACTCTTTGCTTTCTCCTTCACTCCGCTGATGAGGGACGACGGGAGCACACTGACCGATCAGAGCCACCAACTCTTTGTTTACAAG TGCGAGGAGGACGGCGGCCTGCGCCACCCGGGCCTTTATCTGGGCCTGCCCTGCTGCAAAGAGCACCCCGAGCCGGGCCTCCCCGAGCCGGCCTTCCAGCGCAGCGCCAAGGAAAGCTTCTGGATCTCCACGCAGCTCTCGTCCACCAAGCTCACCCAGAACG CGGACCTGCTGGCTCTGCTCAAGTGGAAAGCTCATCCCGAGCGAGTGGGCGACATCCTCGCCCGCGTACGCAACGTCAACGGAGAGGAAATTGTCAAG TTTCTCCAAGACATActggacacattgttttccatTCTGGATGACAACACCGACAAATATGGTCCGCTGGTCTTTCAGTCTTTG GTTTTTGTCATCAACTTGCTGAGGGACGGCAAATACGTCCATTTCCGGGCCGTCATGGACACGtacattcaaaaacattttgccGGGGCCTTGGCCTACAA GGAGCTGATCCGATGTCTGGCGTGGTCCTTGGAGCGTTCGGCGGACGGGCCGGGGGCGCCGGGCCGGCAGGATCACGTCCACCACGTCGTGAGA GCCCTGGACTATCTGTTCAAGTTCATCGTTCAGTCCCGGAGCCTTTACTCCCGCGCCACCTGCGGGACGGAGGAGGAACAGTTCCGCGCCGCCGTCCGGGAACTCTTCCGGTCCCTCCGCTCGCTTCTAAGTCTGGACCGTCCCGACTGCGAGGCCCTCGTCGTCACTCAG GTGGCCGTGCTGAACTCCTTCCCCGCCGTCCTGGATGAGCTGCTGCACCTGTTTTCGGTGGGGGAACTGGCGGAATTGGCGCGCGGCACTTTGGCCAGTTTGCCGTCCACGCTTCATATTTCGGGGCATCCGTTGGACGTCGCCGAGCTGCGCTCCATCGCTCGAACGGTGGACGGCGACCTCTTTTCTTTTCCAG AGTCTCGAAGGATCCTGCTCCCCGTCGTTCTTCAGCGCATTCATCTCCACCTGAGGCATCAGAGAGAGCTGCCGGCGTGCTCCGGAATTCTCACTTCCCTTTTCTCCATGGTCAAGAGCGGCTCCTCG GACGCAGAGGAGGTGGCGATGATGGTGGAGTCGCTGCTGAACATCCTGCTGCAGACGCTGCTGTCAATCATGAGCAAGAGCCAATCAAAGGAGGCG GGCGAGTTGGTGGCCTGCCTTCTGTCTCTCCTTCGTCACATGACCGACGCCCACTTCCGACACCTGGTGGACAACTTTCCCGGCAAAGAAGTGCTCAAG GAGTTCATGATGAAGATCTGGTGCCTGTTCCGAAACCTGATGAAGCTGAGCATTTTTCCGCGCGACTGGAACGTGATGAGGCTCCTGACCAGCCA CGTGATCCTGACCACGGCGCAGCATCTGGCACCCTTTCAGCTCAAGAACTTTGGAGGAGCCGACTTTGACTTTAAG GTGTGGAGCTCCTACTTCAGTCTTGCAGTGTTATACATCAACCAGCCCAGTTTACAACTGGAAAACATGAGCCAATCAAAAAGGAAGAAGATCTTTTCCAA GTACGGCGACATGAGGGTGACCATGACGTCCGAGCTCTACGGCATGTGGAAGAACCTGA GCCAAAACCAGATCCATTTCATTCCGGCCATGATCGGTCCCTTCCTGGGAGTTACGCTGGTTCCTCAGCCGGAGGTCCGCGATATCATGATACCCATCTTCCACGACATGATGGACTGCGAGCAACGCAAGAACGGAAACTTTAAACAG GTGGAGGCCGAGCTGATCGACAAACTGGACGGCTTGGTTTCGGAAGGCAAAGGCGACGAGAACTACCGAGAACTCTTCGCGTTGCT AACTCAACTCTTCGGGCCGTACCCCAG CCTCTTGGAGAAGATTGAGCAAGAAACGTGGCGAGAGACGGGCATCTCTTTCGTGACTTCCGTCACCCGACTGATGGAGCGTCTCCTGGACTATAG GGATTCCATGAAAGGAGACGAGACGGAGAACAGGAAGCTCGCCTGCGCGGTCAATCTCTTG AACTTCTACAAATCGGAGAGTAACAAAGAGGAAATGTACGTCCGCTACGTTCACAAGCTGTGCGACATGCATCTGCAGGCGGAAAACTACACCG AGGCGGCTTTCGCCCTCTTGTTGTACTGGGAGTTGCTGCGTTGGGACGAACGAGCCCTCAAAGGTCTCCTGAATTATCCGGCGCAGTCCGAGTGGCAGCGGAAAGAGGCGCTCTGCCGCAAGGTGCTCCACTATTTCGACAAGGGAAAG tgtTGGGAGTTTGGGATTCCTCTGTGCAGGGAACTGGCCTTCCACTACGAATCCTTGTACGACTACCAGAGTCTCAGTTGGATTCGG AAATTGGAGGCGGCGTATTTTGATCACATCGTGGAACAACAACGTCTGGAACCGGAATTCTTCAGGGTGGGATTCTACGGCAGGAAATTCCCCTTCTTCCTCAGG AACAAAGAGTTTGTTTGCCGCGGTCACGACTACGAAAGACTGGAGGCCTTTCAGCAACGGATGCTGGGAGAATTCCCCCAAGCCATCGGCATGCAGCATCCAAACCAGCCAGACGAAGCCATCCTGCAGAGCGACGCTCAAC ACCTCCAGATATACGCCGTCACGCCGGTTCCCGAAGCGCTCGTCGTCCTTCAGTCGGACCGAATCCCCGACCGGATCAAGAGCTTTTACCGCGTCAACAACGTTCGCCGGTTCCGTCACGACCGACCTTTCCACAAAGGACCCAAAGATCCAGACAACGAGTTCAAG AGTCTTTGGATCGAGAGGACAACTTTGATTCTTACCCATCCTTTGCCCGGAATTTCACGCTGGTTTGAAGTGGACAAGAGAGAACTG GTGGAGGTGAGCCCGTTAGAAAACGCCATCAGTGTGTTGGAGAACAAGAACCAGGAGCTACGCACTTTGATCAATCGCTATCAGCTCAAGCAGCCGCACAACAACGCCAACCTTCTCAGCATGACGCTCAACGGGGTCGTCGacgccgccgtcaatggcggcattGCCAGATACCAGGAG GCTTTCTTCGGGAAAGATTACACGGACGGCCACCCTCGGGATAGCGACAAGATTGCGCAGCTGAAACGTCTGATGCAGGAGCAG CTTCACATCTTGGCGGCCGGACTGGCTGTGCACGACAAGCTGGCGCATCCCGAAATGCGTCCGCTGCACAAGAAGCTGATGGATCACTTCCAGGTGATGAAGATCAGCCTCAGCCAC GGCCTGTGCGCTTCTCACCTGGCAAACAGGGGGACATCCAGTCCCGACGGCTTCAAAGTGCACCCACGCAG CGAGACGAGGAACACGGGAAACCTGCTCATCCTGGCCGATGCCGAAGACTTGTACGGCCTTCAG gcAACCCGCTCGTTCGCAGCACCCTCTCACTTCATCAGCTCAGCTCTGTCCTCACACAAAG ATGAAAGCAGAAACAACAGGGAAATGTTGCCCAAGTTGCCGCCGCCACCAGAGCGGACCAACACCTTCATGTACCAAAACTTCATTGAGGGTGGACAG AGAGTGGTTCTCCATCAGCTGACCAGTCCAGCGTGCAAACCCTGGAGCGACCCCAACCTGTCGTTCACCGACAAAG TGGTCGCCAACACACCCAGCAGTTGGAGTTTGGACGGCGGCAGCCGAGAAGCCAGCCCCGGTCCGTCGGCCGGTGACATCGCGGCGCCTCCCGTCCCCCCGCGAAACGCCCCGCTGCAAG GCCGACACCTGTCGATGCACTATGATGTGCTCCACCACAGACAACTCCCTCCCATTCTCCCCCTAGGAAAG TCTTGCCCGCAGTGCACGCATGCCTGGCCCATCGGTTCGGCGAGCGTCCCGGATGGCGCTAATTCCCCCTGCGTCGGCACGGGGGTCTGGGCTCCAAAGTAA
- the LOC144075884 gene encoding dedicator of cytokinesis protein 3-like isoform X2 has protein sequence MWRLTEDEKLGVDRRGGDAAIFAFRSAVPHSLTLELGESVHILEKCQGWFRGFSCRRTNVKGIFPCSYIHVKKCTVANKSQRNGSAVPVEDATVTEVTSTLREWSSPWKELYVRDKVDLFWKVAHVMSELMELRRRLAAATATAVATVAASPLTAEQKRDVKRHATARLDWGNELLGLDLVPRKDFETVDEDQISVVDLYKLHLIGRSNVPGNSQTHFTADGQRRDGNAEEPWRVAAAPVATATASQGQHLLLGLKSFTNNNIGEESQLFFWLYDLRDAKSISEKFLVRLDKNGGPKNPALADGPCALFTDLSNKDMKRDLYIVSQVIRTGRMLLNDHKKGPAHVRYRRPYACAVLAMSEVLQTISETREEKDFVLKFYTCNNESEWYQIHENIIRKSSAKYSSAGNNYGLLVSLQLLRGHPEELRLRNKRMRRGGAAVTRKLAFPDIIVPGDVRNDLHLTLERGEFERGGKSVQKNIEVTVYVLYADGEPVKDCVSPGSGEPDVGEHRSLVLYHNNGPRWSESVKLALPVDRFRGSHLRFEFRHCSTKDKGDKKLFAFSFTPLMRDDGSTLTDQSHQLFVYKCEEDGGLRHPGLYLGLPCCKEHPEPGLPEPAFQRSAKESFWISTQLSSTKLTQNADLLALLKWKAHPERVGDILARVRNVNGEEIVKFLQDILDTLFSILDDNTDKYGPLVFQSLVFVINLLRDGKYVHFRAVMDTYIQKHFAGALAYKELIRCLAWSLERSADGPGAPGRQDHVHHVVRALDYLFKFIVQSRSLYSRATCGTEEEQFRAAVRELFRSLRSLLSLDRPDCEALVVTQVAVLNSFPAVLDELLHLFSVGELAELARGTLASLPSTLHISGHPLDVAELRSIARTVDGDLFSFPESRRILLPVVLQRIHLHLRHQRELPACSGILTSLFSMVKSGSSDAEEVAMMVESLLNILLQTLLSIMSKSQSKEAVRGHRCLQCAAEISGELVACLLSLLRHMTDAHFRHLVDNFPGKEVLKEFMMKIWCLFRNLMKLSIFPRDWNVMRLLTSHVILTTAQHLAPFQLKNFGGADFDFKVWSSYFSLAVLYINQPSLQLENMSQSKRKKIFSKYGDMRVTMTSELYGMWKNLSQNQIHFIPAMIGPFLGVTLVPQPEVRDIMIPIFHDMMDCEQRKNGNFKQVEAELIDKLDGLVSEGKGDENYRELFALLTQLFGPYPSLLEKIEQETWRETGISFVTSVTRLMERLLDYRDSMKGDETENRKLACAVNLLNFYKSESNKEEMYVRYVHKLCDMHLQAENYTEAAFALLLYWELLRWDERALKGLLNYPAQSEWQRKEALCRKVLHYFDKGKCWEFGIPLCRELAFHYESLYDYQSLSWIRKLEAAYFDHIVEQQRLEPEFFRVGFYGRKFPFFLRNKEFVCRGHDYERLEAFQQRMLGEFPQAIGMQHPNQPDEAILQSDAQHLQIYAVTPVPEALVVLQSDRIPDRIKSFYRVNNVRRFRHDRPFHKGPKDPDNEFKSLWIERTTLILTHPLPGISRWFEVDKRELVEVSPLENAISVLENKNQELRTLINRYQLKQPHNNANLLSMTLNGVVDAAVNGGIARYQEAFFGKDYTDGHPRDSDKIAQLKRLMQEQLHILAAGLAVHDKLAHPEMRPLHKKLMDHFQVMKISLSHGLCASHLANRGTSSPDGFKVHPRSETRNTGNLLILADAEDLYGLQATRSFAAPSHFISSALSSHKDESRNNREMLPKLPPPPERTNTFMYQNFIEGGQRVVLHQLTSPACKPWSDPNLSFTDKVVANTPSSWSLDGGSREASPGPSAGDIAAPPVPPRNAPLQGRHLSMHYDVLHHRQLPPILPLGKSCPQCTHAWPIGSASVPDGANSPCVGTGVWAPK, from the exons ATGTGGAGGCTGACCGAGGACGAGAAGTTGGGAGTGG ACCGGCGTGGCGGCGACGCAGCGATCTTCGCCTTCCGGAGCGCCGTGCCTCACTCCTTGACATTGGAGCTGGGAGAGAGCGTTCACATCCTGGAGAAATGCCAAG GCTGGTTCCGAGGATTCTCCTGCAGGAGGACAAATGTCAAA GGAATCTTCCCGTGTAGCTACATCCATGTCAAGAAGTGCACCGTCGCCAACAAAAG CCAGCGCAACGGGTCGGCGGTGCCCGTGGAGGACGCCACGGTGACCGAGGTGACGTCCACACttcgcgaatggtcgtcgcCGTGGAAAGAACTCTACGTG AGAGATAAGGTGGATTTGTTCTGGAAAGTGGCTCACGTGATGTCGGAGCTGATGGAACTGAGGAGGCGgctggcggcggcgacggcgacggcagTGGCGACGGTGGCTGCGTCTCCGCTCACAGCGGAACAGAAAAGGGACGTCAAAAGACACGCGACCGCCAGGCTGGACTGGGGGAACGA ACTTTTGGGATTGGACTTGGTTCCCAGAAAAGACTTTGAGACGGTGGACGAAGACCAGATCAGCGTCGTCGACCTTTACAAGCTG CATCTCATCGGCCGAAGCAACGTTCCAGGCAACTCGCAG ACACATTTCACGGCGGACGGACAGAGGCGCGACGGCAATGCCGAGGAGCCGTGGAGAGTGGCGGCGGCGCCGgtggcgacggcgacggcgtcGCAGGGGCAGCACCTACTGCTCGGCCTCAAGAGTTTCACCAACAACAACATCGGCGAAGAGAGCCAGCTATTCTTCTGGCTCTACGACCTGAGGGATGCCAAAAGCATCAG CGAAAAGTTTCTGGTGAGACTGGACAAAAACGGAGGGCCCAAGAATCCCGCCCTCGCCGACGGGCCGTGCGCTCTTTTCACG GATTTGAGCAACAAAGACATGAAGAGAGATCTGTACATCGTCTCGCAAGTCATCCGCACGG GGCGGATGTTGCTCAACGACCACAAGAAAGGTCCGGCGCACGTTCGGTACCGACGCCCTTACGCCTGCGCCGTTCTGGCCATGAGCGAGGTCCTGCAGACCATCTCGGAAACCAGGGAGGAGAAAGACTTTGTCCTCAAATTCTACAC GTGTAACAATGAAAGCGAATGGTACCAAATCCACGAAAACATCATCCGCAAGTCCAGCGCCAAATACTCATCGGCCGGAAACAACTACG GTCTGCTGGTTTCCTTGCAGCTGTTGCGCGGCCACCCGGAGGAGCTCCGGCTTCGCAACAAACGGATGCGGCGCGGCGGCGCGGCCGTGACGCGCAAGCTCGCCTTCCCCGACATCATCGTGCCCG GCGACGTGCGCAACGACCTGCACTTGACGCTGGAGCGGGGGGAGTTCGAGAGAGGAGGAAAAAGCGTGCAGAAGAACATCGAAGTGACCGTCTACGTGCTCTACGCCGACGGAGAACCCGTTAAG GACTGCGTGAGCCCGGGTTCCGGCGAGCCCGACGTGGGCGAGCATCGCTCCCTGGTGCTCTACCACAACAACGGCCCCAGGTGGAGCGAAAGCGTCAAACTGGCCCTTCCCGTCGACCGATTCCGAGGCTCTCACCTCCGCTTCGAGTTCCGCCATTGCTCCA CCAAGGACAAGGGAGACAAGAAACTCTTTGCTTTCTCCTTCACTCCGCTGATGAGGGACGACGGGAGCACACTGACCGATCAGAGCCACCAACTCTTTGTTTACAAG TGCGAGGAGGACGGCGGCCTGCGCCACCCGGGCCTTTATCTGGGCCTGCCCTGCTGCAAAGAGCACCCCGAGCCGGGCCTCCCCGAGCCGGCCTTCCAGCGCAGCGCCAAGGAAAGCTTCTGGATCTCCACGCAGCTCTCGTCCACCAAGCTCACCCAGAACG CGGACCTGCTGGCTCTGCTCAAGTGGAAAGCTCATCCCGAGCGAGTGGGCGACATCCTCGCCCGCGTACGCAACGTCAACGGAGAGGAAATTGTCAAG TTTCTCCAAGACATActggacacattgttttccatTCTGGATGACAACACCGACAAATATGGTCCGCTGGTCTTTCAGTCTTTG GTTTTTGTCATCAACTTGCTGAGGGACGGCAAATACGTCCATTTCCGGGCCGTCATGGACACGtacattcaaaaacattttgccGGGGCCTTGGCCTACAA GGAGCTGATCCGATGTCTGGCGTGGTCCTTGGAGCGTTCGGCGGACGGGCCGGGGGCGCCGGGCCGGCAGGATCACGTCCACCACGTCGTGAGA GCCCTGGACTATCTGTTCAAGTTCATCGTTCAGTCCCGGAGCCTTTACTCCCGCGCCACCTGCGGGACGGAGGAGGAACAGTTCCGCGCCGCCGTCCGGGAACTCTTCCGGTCCCTCCGCTCGCTTCTAAGTCTGGACCGTCCCGACTGCGAGGCCCTCGTCGTCACTCAG GTGGCCGTGCTGAACTCCTTCCCCGCCGTCCTGGATGAGCTGCTGCACCTGTTTTCGGTGGGGGAACTGGCGGAATTGGCGCGCGGCACTTTGGCCAGTTTGCCGTCCACGCTTCATATTTCGGGGCATCCGTTGGACGTCGCCGAGCTGCGCTCCATCGCTCGAACGGTGGACGGCGACCTCTTTTCTTTTCCAG AGTCTCGAAGGATCCTGCTCCCCGTCGTTCTTCAGCGCATTCATCTCCACCTGAGGCATCAGAGAGAGCTGCCGGCGTGCTCCGGAATTCTCACTTCCCTTTTCTCCATGGTCAAGAGCGGCTCCTCG GACGCAGAGGAGGTGGCGATGATGGTGGAGTCGCTGCTGAACATCCTGCTGCAGACGCTGCTGTCAATCATGAGCAAGAGCCAATCAAAGGAGGCGGTAAGGGGCCACCGCTGCCTGCAGTGCGCCGCCGAGATCTCT GGCGAGTTGGTGGCCTGCCTTCTGTCTCTCCTTCGTCACATGACCGACGCCCACTTCCGACACCTGGTGGACAACTTTCCCGGCAAAGAAGTGCTCAAG GAGTTCATGATGAAGATCTGGTGCCTGTTCCGAAACCTGATGAAGCTGAGCATTTTTCCGCGCGACTGGAACGTGATGAGGCTCCTGACCAGCCA CGTGATCCTGACCACGGCGCAGCATCTGGCACCCTTTCAGCTCAAGAACTTTGGAGGAGCCGACTTTGACTTTAAG GTGTGGAGCTCCTACTTCAGTCTTGCAGTGTTATACATCAACCAGCCCAGTTTACAACTGGAAAACATGAGCCAATCAAAAAGGAAGAAGATCTTTTCCAA GTACGGCGACATGAGGGTGACCATGACGTCCGAGCTCTACGGCATGTGGAAGAACCTGA GCCAAAACCAGATCCATTTCATTCCGGCCATGATCGGTCCCTTCCTGGGAGTTACGCTGGTTCCTCAGCCGGAGGTCCGCGATATCATGATACCCATCTTCCACGACATGATGGACTGCGAGCAACGCAAGAACGGAAACTTTAAACAG GTGGAGGCCGAGCTGATCGACAAACTGGACGGCTTGGTTTCGGAAGGCAAAGGCGACGAGAACTACCGAGAACTCTTCGCGTTGCT AACTCAACTCTTCGGGCCGTACCCCAG CCTCTTGGAGAAGATTGAGCAAGAAACGTGGCGAGAGACGGGCATCTCTTTCGTGACTTCCGTCACCCGACTGATGGAGCGTCTCCTGGACTATAG GGATTCCATGAAAGGAGACGAGACGGAGAACAGGAAGCTCGCCTGCGCGGTCAATCTCTTG AACTTCTACAAATCGGAGAGTAACAAAGAGGAAATGTACGTCCGCTACGTTCACAAGCTGTGCGACATGCATCTGCAGGCGGAAAACTACACCG AGGCGGCTTTCGCCCTCTTGTTGTACTGGGAGTTGCTGCGTTGGGACGAACGAGCCCTCAAAGGTCTCCTGAATTATCCGGCGCAGTCCGAGTGGCAGCGGAAAGAGGCGCTCTGCCGCAAGGTGCTCCACTATTTCGACAAGGGAAAG tgtTGGGAGTTTGGGATTCCTCTGTGCAGGGAACTGGCCTTCCACTACGAATCCTTGTACGACTACCAGAGTCTCAGTTGGATTCGG AAATTGGAGGCGGCGTATTTTGATCACATCGTGGAACAACAACGTCTGGAACCGGAATTCTTCAGGGTGGGATTCTACGGCAGGAAATTCCCCTTCTTCCTCAGG AACAAAGAGTTTGTTTGCCGCGGTCACGACTACGAAAGACTGGAGGCCTTTCAGCAACGGATGCTGGGAGAATTCCCCCAAGCCATCGGCATGCAGCATCCAAACCAGCCAGACGAAGCCATCCTGCAGAGCGACGCTCAAC ACCTCCAGATATACGCCGTCACGCCGGTTCCCGAAGCGCTCGTCGTCCTTCAGTCGGACCGAATCCCCGACCGGATCAAGAGCTTTTACCGCGTCAACAACGTTCGCCGGTTCCGTCACGACCGACCTTTCCACAAAGGACCCAAAGATCCAGACAACGAGTTCAAG AGTCTTTGGATCGAGAGGACAACTTTGATTCTTACCCATCCTTTGCCCGGAATTTCACGCTGGTTTGAAGTGGACAAGAGAGAACTG GTGGAGGTGAGCCCGTTAGAAAACGCCATCAGTGTGTTGGAGAACAAGAACCAGGAGCTACGCACTTTGATCAATCGCTATCAGCTCAAGCAGCCGCACAACAACGCCAACCTTCTCAGCATGACGCTCAACGGGGTCGTCGacgccgccgtcaatggcggcattGCCAGATACCAGGAG GCTTTCTTCGGGAAAGATTACACGGACGGCCACCCTCGGGATAGCGACAAGATTGCGCAGCTGAAACGTCTGATGCAGGAGCAG CTTCACATCTTGGCGGCCGGACTGGCTGTGCACGACAAGCTGGCGCATCCCGAAATGCGTCCGCTGCACAAGAAGCTGATGGATCACTTCCAGGTGATGAAGATCAGCCTCAGCCAC GGCCTGTGCGCTTCTCACCTGGCAAACAGGGGGACATCCAGTCCCGACGGCTTCAAAGTGCACCCACGCAG CGAGACGAGGAACACGGGAAACCTGCTCATCCTGGCCGATGCCGAAGACTTGTACGGCCTTCAG gcAACCCGCTCGTTCGCAGCACCCTCTCACTTCATCAGCTCAGCTCTGTCCTCACACAAAG ATGAAAGCAGAAACAACAGGGAAATGTTGCCCAAGTTGCCGCCGCCACCAGAGCGGACCAACACCTTCATGTACCAAAACTTCATTGAGGGTGGACAG AGAGTGGTTCTCCATCAGCTGACCAGTCCAGCGTGCAAACCCTGGAGCGACCCCAACCTGTCGTTCACCGACAAAG TGGTCGCCAACACACCCAGCAGTTGGAGTTTGGACGGCGGCAGCCGAGAAGCCAGCCCCGGTCCGTCGGCCGGTGACATCGCGGCGCCTCCCGTCCCCCCGCGAAACGCCCCGCTGCAAG GCCGACACCTGTCGATGCACTATGATGTGCTCCACCACAGACAACTCCCTCCCATTCTCCCCCTAGGAAAG TCTTGCCCGCAGTGCACGCATGCCTGGCCCATCGGTTCGGCGAGCGTCCCGGATGGCGCTAATTCCCCCTGCGTCGGCACGGGGGTCTGGGCTCCAAAGTAA